The Lysobacter luteus genome contains the following window.
GCGCGTCGCGGATGGTCGTGGGCGACTGCAGGTTGCCGGTTTCGCCCGCCACGACCGCATCCAGCTGGGTCAGCAGGGCGGGATCGAGCTGCTCGCTTCGACGCGCCGGTGGCTGGCCGGACAGGTTGGCGCTGGTCGATACCAGCGGCCGGCCAAACCCGCGGCAGAGTTCGACCACGGTCGGATGCGCGCTGACCCGCACCGCCACCCCCGCGTGACTGCCGGTAATCCAGCGCGGCACGCCGGCGGTGGCGGGGACGATCCAGGTATGCGGCCCCGGCCACGAGGCGAGCACGGCCTTGCGGCACGCGTCAGGCAGGGCGGACCAGTCGAGCAGGCCGTCGAGCTGGTCCGTGCCGGCCGCGATGAGGATCAGCCCCTTGTCGACCGGTCGCTGCTTGATGGACAGCAGGCGCAGCACGGCGGACTCGTCGAACGGATCGCAGCCCAGGCCCCAGACCGCCTCGGTGGGGTAAGCGATGATGCCGCCGCTTCGCAGGGCGGCAATGGCGGGGGCGAGGTCGGTGCTCATGGGCGGGCGAAGGGGCGACCTTCTTGTAGGAGCGGCTTCAGCCGCGACAGTGCAGTCGACGCGCGCCGGCCATCCGATCGCGGCTGAAGCCGCGCCTGCGGAGGAGCGGTCAGGCGTCGGTCTTGGCCGCGGCGGTCTTCTTTGCGGCGGCCTTCTTGGCAACGGTCTTTTTGGTCGTTTTCTTGGCAGTCTTCTTGGTGGCCTTTTTGGCCGTCTTCTTGGCCGGTGCCTTCTTCGCGGCGACCTTCTTCACCGCGGCCTTCTTGCCGAAGCGGCCGCGCGCGGGCTTGCCGGTCTCCTCCAGCAGCTTGGTTACTTCCTCAAGCGTCAGCGAGGCGGGCTCGCGGTCCTTGGGGATCTTGCCGTTGAGCTGGCCGTTGCTGATGTACGGGCCGTAGCGGCCATTGAGGACCTGGATGTCGCTGCCCTCGAACTCCTTGATGATCCGGTTGCGCGCGATTTCTTCCTTCTCCTCGATCAGGAACACCGCGCGCTCCAGGTCGACCTTGTACGGGTCGTCCTCCTTCTTGAGCGAGGCGTACACGCTGCCGCGCTTGGCGAACGGCCCGAACCGGCCGATGCCGACGCTGACCTCCTCGCCGTTGTGCTCGCCCAGTGCGCGCGGCATCTTGAACAGCTCGAGCGCGTCCTCCAGCGAAATCGTGTGCATGCTCTGGCCGGGACGCAGCGAGGCGAACTTCGGCTTGTCCTCGGCGTCCTCGGCGGTGCTGCCGATCGCGGCATACGGTCCGTAACGGCCGAGCCGGACGCTGACCGGCTTGCCGGTCTTGGGGTCGGTGCCGAGCTCGCGCGCGCCAGTGGCCTCGCTGCGGTCGACCGACTCCATCTTGTCGTCGACCATCTCCTTGAACGGGCTCCAGAACCGCTCCATCAGCGGCACCCACGCTTCCTCGCCGCGCGACACCGCGTCCAGCTCGTCCTCGAGCCGGGCGGTGAAGTCGTAGTCGACGTACCGGGTGAAGTGACTGGACAGGAACTTGCTGACCGCGCGGCCGACGTCGGACGGGTGGAAACGCCGGCTCTCGAGCTCCACGTACTTGCGGAACAGCAGCGTCGCGATGATCGAGGCGTAGGTCGACGGGCGGCCGATGCCGTATTCCTCGAGCGCCTTGACCAGGCTGGCTTCGGAGTAGCGCGGCGGCGGCTCGGTGAAGTGCTGGTCGGCGTGGATGCGATCCAGCGGGATCCGGTCGCCCGGCTGCATCGGCGGCAGCTTGCGGCCCTCGTCGTCCTCTTCCTTGCCCTTGGTGTCCTTGCCTTCCTCGTAGACGGCCAGGAAACCCGGGTCGAGCACGGTGGTGCCCGAGACGCGGAAGCCGTGCTCGCTGCCGGCGGCCAGCTCGACGCTGACGGTATTGAGCGTGGCCGGCACCATCTGGCTGGCGACCGCGCGCTTCCAGACAAGCTCGTACAGGCGGCGGGCGTCGTCCTCCAGGAAGCGCGAGACCTGCGCAGGCGTGCGTAGCGCCGAGGTCGGGCGGACCGCCTCGTGGGCTTCCTGCGCGTTCTTGGACTTGGATTTGTAGACGTTGGGCTGGTCCGGTACGGCGCCGGTGCCGTAGTCACGCGCGATGACGTCGCGGATCTCGGCGACCGCGTCGACCGACAGCGCGACCGAGTCGGTACGCATGTAGCTGATCAGGCCGACGGTGCCCTCGTCCCCCAGCGCCACGCCCTCGTACAGCTTCTGCGCGACCTGCATGGTGCGTTTGGTGGTGAAGCCCAGCTTGCGCGCGGCCTCCTGCTGCAGGGTCGAGGTGGTGAACGGCGGCGCGGGGCGGCGCTTGCGCTGCTTGCTGGTGACGTCGGTGACCTGCAGCGCGCCATTTGCGGCCGATACCAGCCGCTGGCGGGCGGCCTCGGCGGTCTCGCCGTCGGTGATCGTGAACTGCTCGAACTTCTGCCCGTCCAGCTTGACCAGGCGCGCACTGAAGGCCTGGGACGGGTGCTGGCATTCGGCCTCGATCGACCAGTACTCGCGCGCCCGGAACGCCTCGATCTCCTCCTCGCGCTCGACGATCATCCGCAACGCCGGCGACTGCACTCGGCCGGCCGACAGGCCGCGCTGCACCTTGCGCCACAGCACCGGCGACAGGTTGAAGCCGACCAGGTAGTCCAGCGCCCGGCGCGCCTGCTGGGCGTCGACCAACGGTGCGGCGATGTCGCGCGGGTGGGTCATCGCCTCCTTGATGGCACGCGGGGTGATCTCGGTGAACACCACCCGCTGCAGCGGCTTGCCGTCCAGCAGCCCCCGCTCGCGGAGGATCTCGGCCACGTGCCAGCTGATCGCCTCGCCCTCGCGGTCCGGGTCGGTCGCCAGGAAGATGGATTCGGCGCCCTTGGCCGCCTTGGCGATGGCCTCGACGTGTTTCTCGTTCTTCTCGATCAGGTCGTAGCGCATCGCGAAGCCGCGCTCGGGGTCGACCGCGCCCTCTTTCGGCACCAGGTCGCGCACATGGCCATACGAGGCGAGGACGATGAAATCCTTGCCGAGGTACTTGTTGATCGTCTTGGCCTTGGCGGGCGATTCGACGATGAGGAGGTTCTTGGCCATGCGGGGCAGGTTCCGGGCGGGCCGTGAAGGCCACGCGAGAGGGCGCGAGAGAAGACGACGCCCGCGGCAGGTGCCACGGGCGCCGGAGCATTCATTTATTAGTGGAATCACGCGGCGCCTGCCGCTGTCAAGCAGATTCCCGCCGCGGACAGGTCCGGGCGCGGCGGCATTATGGCCCGCCGCGGCGCGGGTGCACGGTCAGTGCACCGGTTCGGGCTCGTCCTCGAACATCTGGGTCTCCATCCAGGCGTAGGCGGCCTCGCTGCCGGGCTGGTTGAACAGCACCATCAGCACGACCCACTTGAGGTCGTCGAGGTCGAGGGTGTCCTGGTCGAGCGCCATCGCGCGGTCCAGCACCAGCTCGCGCTGGCCGGCGTCCAGCACGCCGTGCTGCTCCAGGAACAGCAGGAAGCCGCGGCAGTCGGTGTCCAGGCGGTCCAGCTCGGGGCCGGCGTAGACCCGGACCGGGCCGTCGGCACGCGCCGGCGAGGCGGACGGCCGCTGGCGTGCCAGCGCGTCCAGCCACTCGAAGGCCTTGTTGATCTCGGCGGGGCTGAAACCGGCCTGCCCGAGTTCCTCGAACAGCGGGCCGCTTTGCAGGTTGTCACGGTCGCGGACGAGGTCCGCGTCGTCGGTGAGGTAGTGCTCGAACAGGTACAGCAGGACGTCCAGGATGCTTTCTTTCATTTCCCCTCGGCCTGCGCCGCAGGCGGCGCGGTGGGTCAGGAGTGGTGGCCGCCACGCCCGCCAGCGACGGGTTCAGCGGCTTCGGTAGTACCGGCCGTGCTGCGCCTCCACGCGACCCTCAAGCTCCATGAGCAGCAGGATGGATGACAGCCGGGCAGGCGTCAATCCGGTCCGGGCGACCAGCTGGTCCATATCCGTAGGGTCGTGACCGAGTGCCTGCCACAAGCGCTTGTGGTCGGGGTCGCCGGGAGGATGGGCGGCGGGGGACGCGCCCGAGCCGGTGCCGGGCGGTGGTCCGGGTTCCGAGATGGGGGCCTCCAGCCGCGTGCGCAAGTCCCCGGCCAGCCGCGCTGCGAGCGGCGCAAGCAGTTCCATCACGTCCTCGGGGGACTCCACCAGCGCCGCGCCGTCGCGGATCAGCCGGTGGCAGCCGCGCGCCAGCGGGTTGTCGATCGATCCCGGCAGGGCCATGACCTCGCGCCCGCACTCGGCGGCCAGGCGCGCGGTGATCAGGGCACCGGAGCGATGCGCGGCTTCGATCACCAGGGTCCCAAGGCTCAGCCCGGCGAGGATCCGGTTACGGCTCGGGAAATGTTCGCGGCGGGGTCCTGCTCCGGGAAGATGCTCGCTGATAACCGCGCCTTCGGCGACGATGGCAGCATGCAGGCCGTTGTTCGAGCGCGGATACGGCACGTCGGGACCAGTGCCCAGGACCGCGACCGTGCGTCCCCCGGCGGTCAGGGTGGCGTGGTGCGCGGCGGTATCCACCCCGGCGGCGAGGCCGCTGGTCACCGTCAGGCCGGCGGCGGCCAATGACCGTGCGAATGCCCCCGCATGCTCCCGGCCGGCCGGGGTCGGGGAGCGACTGCCGACGATCGCCACTGCCGGGTGCCAGGCCAGGGCCGCGTCGCCCGCCACGAACAGCGCCAGCGGCGGATGCGGGGTGCGCCGCAGCAACGGCGGGTAGTCGGGATGGTGCCAGCCGAGCAGGTGGTGCCCCGGCTGCGCCAGCCAGGCGTGCGCGGCCTCCAGCGTGCGGCCGTCGGGCTGGCGCAGGGCGCGCTGCTGCGAGGCCCCAAGGCCACACCGGTGCCACCGCGAAGGACCTGCGGCGAGGGCGGCCGCGGGAGCGGCGTCGGCAATCAACCGCCGGCGGGGTTCCGCCGGGCCGCCGCTGGCGACCAAACGGAGCAGCGCGTCGATATCGGCGGCGCTGTCCACACTGGAGTCGGTGCGCGCGGTCCGGGCCTGCCCGAAAGCCGGCGGGGCGGGAAAAGCGGGTGCGAACAGGTCGGATGGGTGCATCCGGCAAGCGTCGGCCACAAACGACGACGGCGCCCTCGGGCGCCGTCGCGTACTGCTGTAGGAAAACCCGGTGCCGATCAGTACGGCGCGTCGGGATGCTTCAGCTCGTGACCCACCCGGACCGGGCGGATCGTGTCCATCACCAGCGCGTAGCTGACCGTGTCGAAGGTGCGGAACACCATCATGTGGCCCGCGAACTCGTCGGGCAGGCGCACCTTGCTGGACCGCCCGAAGGTGTCCTCGCTGCGGTCCCACGGGCCGTTCTCGACGCGGTCGACAACCGCCTCGCCAATCGACCAGCTGGAGAACACGGTGCCGTTGTCGACGCCGTCGCGGGCGCCGACCGACAGCGCGACCACGTCACGGTTGCCGCCGGTGGTGAGCATGTCCGAGACCGCCAGCACGCGGGCGCGGCCGTACTCGAACTGCTGTCGCGGCGCGTGCGGGAAGAATTGCAGGTCGTACGGCTGCGCCTCGACCGGGATCAGCCGGTCGCCGACGCGCACCTCGCGGCCGCTGTCGTCCAGCACCAGCGTGGTGGCCTCGATCCCGCCCACTTCGCCGCGGGTGACGGTGCCGGTGTTCTGGCGCATCAGCTCGTAGCCCAGTAGCTCGTGGCCGTTGTCGGACACCACCGCATTGGTCCAGAACTGCTGGAAATCGACCGTGCGCTTGCCACGGAAGTCCAGGTCGTCCTTGTGGAAGATGTCGCAGCACGCCTCGCGGTCCAGCCGGGTGTAGCGCTGGATCGGGCGGACCACCTGGTAGCGCTGGCCGGGCTGTGCGCCCTCCAGGCCGTCGACATAGGCGACCTGGCCCAGCGAGCCGCGGATGCGGCCTTCTTCCAGCGCGACCACGTGCGGCAGATGCTCGAACGCATCGACCACGCGCAGGTCCTTCAGGAACGGTTCGACCTCCGATAGCGGCACGCCGGTGACCGGCGCGACCTCGCGCGGACCGGGATCGGCGACCACGCGGTCGAGGTAGGCCAGCGACAGCACGTCGCCGGGGTAGATCAGGTGCGGGTTCTGCACCTGCGGGTTGGCCTGCCAGATCTCCGGCCACAACCAGGGCTTCTCGAGGAAGCGTCCGGCGATGTCCCACAGGGTGTCACCCTTCTTGACCACGTAGGTATCCGGGTGGTCGCCTCGAATCTCGGCGGCCAGCGCATACGTGGCAACGGTCAGCAACGCTACGGTCAATGCCGCGCGGATCGGTTTCAACATGGCGGTGTACCTGATTCCCCTTGCAGGTGCGCCCGTGCGTCGTTAACTGACGGGGGGCGTCGGCACTATAGCCCAGATGAACCGCGCCATTGCAAGGGTCGGGGGGGCGATAACGGCGTTACAATCGCACCTCTGCTTGTGGTTGTGACCCACGCCCCCATTTTTGCCGCCATGTCCCTGCTCCCGATCCTCGAATTTCCCGATCCGCGCCTGCGTACCGTCGCCGCGCCCGTCGACCCCGCCGGGATCTCCTCGCCGGAGTTCCAGCGCTTGCTCGACGACATGTTCGAGACGATGTACGCCGCGCCCGGCATCGGGCTGGCCGCCAGCCAGGTCGACGTGCACCAGCGGTTCATGGTGATCGACATCAGCGAGGAGCACGACCAGCCGCTGGTGTTCATCAACCCGGAGATCACCGCGCGCGACGGCGAGCAGGTCTACCAGGAAGGCTGCCTGTCGGTGCCGGGCATCTTTGCCGACGTGACCCGCGCCGACCGCATCACCGTCAAGGCGAGAGGCCGCGACGGCCAGCCGTTCGAAATGGAGGCCGAGGGCCTGCTGGCGGTCTGCGTGCAGCACGAGATGGACCACCTGCTGGGCAAGTTGTTCGTCGACTACCTCTCGCCTCTCAAGCGCGAGATGGTGCGCAAGAAGCTGGCCAAGGCGCGCCGCAACGCCGCCTGATCGCGCGCCGGCGGCCGTCCGGGGTTTTCGGCGCCGGTAAGATGTCGCGATGAGGATTATCTTTGCCGGTACCCCCGATTTTGCCGTGCCTTGCCTGCGCGCGGCGGCCGCCCACGATGAGGTCGTCGCGGTCTACACCCAGCCCGACCGTCCTGCCGGGCGCGGCCGCGGCCTGGCCGCCTCGCCGGTCAAGCGCGAGGCGATCGCGCGGGGCATCGAGGTGCTGCAGCCGGAGAATTTCAAGGCGCGGGTCAGTCGCGACGCGCTGGCGGCACTGCGGCCGGACCTGATGGTCGTGGTCGCCTACGGCCTGATCCTTCCGCAGTCCGTGCTGGATATCCCGACCTGGGGTTGCTGGAACGTGCACGCCTCGCTGCTGCCGCGCTGGCGGGGCGCCGCGCCGATCCAGCGTGCGATCCAGGCCGGCGACACCCAGACCGGCGTCTGCCTCATGCAGATGGAGAAGGGCCTGGATACCGGTCCGGTGCTGCTTTCCCAGTCGCTCGACATCGGGCCGTCCGAAACCGGCGGCGAGCTGCATGACCGCCTGGCCGCGCTCGGTGCCCAGGTGCTCCTCGATGGCCTCGGCCTGATGCGCGCCGGCATACGGCCGGTGCCGCGTCCGCAGCCGACCGAGGGCGTGACCTACGCCCACAAGCTCGACAAGGGCGAGGCGCGGCTGGACTGGACGCAACCGGCGACGGCGTTGGGCAACACGGTGCGCGCATTCAATCCCTGGCCGGTCGCCGAAGCCCAGCTGGCCGGCGAGCGCGTACGCGTGCACGACGCCACCGCGCTGCCGCTGGCGCACGGCCGGGCCCCGGGGACGGTCCTGCTGGCCGGTCGCGACGGCATCGACATTGCCTGCGGCGAGGGCGCACTTCGGCTCCGGACCTTGCAACGCGACGGTGGCAAGCCGATGGCTGCGGCCGACTACCTCAACGGCCGCCGCGAGCTGCTGTCGGCCGGGCAGGCATGAAGCCGGTCCCCGGCGTCGCCACCCGTGTCGCCGCCGCGCGCGTGCTGGACGCGGTGCTGCACGACGGGCGTTCGCTCAAGGGCGAGCTGGCGACCGCGCTGCAGGCACTGGCCGACCCGCGCGACCGGGCCCTGGTCGAGGCGATCTGCCTGGCCGTGCTGCGCCAGTCGGCGCGCTACGACGCCGCCCTGGCCGCCTGGTTGCCGCGGCCGCTCGCCCGCCGGGACCGCGAGCTGCGCGCGCTGCTGCTGGCCGGCTTCGCCCAGCTCGATCCGCTCGGGCTACCGCCGCATGCCGCCGTCGCCTCGACCGTCGAGACCGCGCGTGCGCTCGGTCGCCAGCACCAGGCCGGCATGGTCAACGCCCTGCTGCGCCGCGCGCAGCGCGAGGGGCTTCCGGCCGGTGATCCGCGCGCGCAGTGGCCGGACTGGTTGCGTGCGCAAGTCGCCGCGGACTGGCCCGACCAGCACGACGCCATCCTCGCCGCATCCGCCGAGCCGCCCCCGCTGTGGCTTCGCGTCAATGCACGCCGCGTGTCGCGCGACGAGTACGCCGGGCGCCTGCGCGACGCCGGCCTGCCTGCCGACACGGTGGACGGCATGCCCGATACCCTGCGGCTGGACACCCCCGTTCCGGTCGCCCTGTTGCCGGGCTTCGCCGATGGCCTTGTGTCGGTGCAGGACGGTGCCGCCCAGCGGGTGGCCGATGCGCTCGCGCCAGCGCCCGGTGCGCGCGTGCTCGATGCCTGCGCCGCGCCCGGCGGGAAGGCCGCGCACCTGCTCGAACGCGCGCCCTCGCTCCGGCTGGTCGCGCTCGACATTGATCCCCGGCGGTTGCGGCAGGTCGCGGCGACGCTCGGGCGGCTGCAACTGGAGGGGGCGTCGCTGCACGCCGCCGACGGGTGCGACCTCGACGCTTGGTGGGATGGCACGCCGTTCGACGCGATCCTCCTGGATGCGCCGTGCTCGGCGACCGGCATCGTCCGCCGCCAGCCCGACATCCTGCTGCACCGGCGGGCGTCCGACCTCGAGCAACTGGTCGCGACCCAGTCCGGCCTGCTCGACAGCCTGTGGCGCACGCTGGCGCCCGGTGGCGTGCTGCTCTATGCGACCTGCTCGGTGCTGGTCGAGGAGAACGCGGCTCAGGTGGGCCGCTTCCTCGCGCGCACCCCCGATGCACGCGCCGAGCCGCTGGACGACCGCTTCGGCCGCGTCAGCGGCGCCGGACGCCAGCGCTTGCCGGGCGAGGCGGGGATGGACGGGTTCTTCTACGCGCGCCTGCGCAAAGTGTGAACGCGGCCGGCCCGGCGCGTCGGTGAAGCGCGCCGGCGGCTATGCTGGCGACCGTTTTTCGTTGCGGGCAGGCGTTGCATGGCACTGGTCAGGATCCTCGGACGGGACAACGGTGCCGGGCTGAGCCGCGACATGCAGCTGGTCTCCTCGCTCGTGGAGCGGGCCGGGCACGACGTCGAGGTGGTGGGCTTTGGCAACGAGAAGGGCGTGCGCATGCTGCGCGAAGCCGGCATGTGGATCGCCCGGGGCTGGCGCGGTCGCGCCGACGTGCAGATCTCGCTGGAACACCTGTACCCGCTGTCGCTCGGGCTGGGCCGGCGCAACCTGCTGATGCCCAACCCCGAGTGGTTCCGCGACAAGTGGCGTCCGGTGTTGCCGCGGCTGGACGGCGTGCTGTGCAAGACCCGCCACGCGGAGCGGATTTTCGGTGCACTCGGGTGTGCGACCCGGTTCGTCGGCTTCACCAGCGAGGACCGGCTCGACGCGGACGTGGCCCGCACGGACACCTTCCTGCACCTGGCCGGCCGCAGTCCGGTAAAGGGCACCGAGGCGGTGTTGGAGGCGTGGCGCCGACACCCCGAGTGGCCCACGCTGGTGGTGGTGCAGGGGCCGCGGTACGCGCGGCCGGGGGCGCCCGCCGACAACATCGACCACCGTATCGGGCGCATCGATGACGCGGAGCTGCGGCGGCTGCAGAACGCCTGCCGGTTCCACATCGCGCCGTCGGAGGCCGAGGGCTTCGGCCATTGCCTGATGGAGGCGATGAGCGTCGGCGCGGTGGTGATCACCGTCGATGGCGAACCGATGAACGAGCTGGTCGATGCCACCACTGGCGTGCTGGTGACGGCGGCGCGCACCGGCACGCTCGGCTTGGCGCGCAGCTTCCATGTGGCGCCCGCAGCGGTCGAGCAGGCGGTTGAGCAGGTGCTGGCGATGGCGCCGGCCGAACGCGCCGCGCTCGGGCAGCGTGCACGCACGCGGTTCGAGGACGGCGACGCGGCTTTCCGCGCGGGCTTCGCGGCGGCGACAATGGAGTGATGATGGGAAACAACCGGTATCTGCTGTACGGGTCGGTGCGTTACGCGCTGGGCATCCTGCGCCCGCTGCAGGACGCCGCGCGCGCGCGCGGCGACGAGGTCGCGTGGTTCTTCGATGGTCGCGAGGACGAGGGTCCGAACGAGCTCACGGCCGACGAACGCCGGCTTGTGACCGTCGAGCAGGTGCGCCAGTGGAACCCCACCGCGGTGTTCACCTCCAGCAACGCGCTGCCGCACTTCTTCCCGGGCGTGAAGGTGCAGACCTTCCACGGCTTCGACGCCGGCAAGCCCAGGCACATCTACATCCGGCCGTTCTTCGACCTGTATTGCACCACCGGTCCGCAGGACACCCGCGCGTTCGAGGCGCTCGCCCGCCGGCACGGCTTCTTCCGTGTCATCGAGACCGGCTGGCCCAAGCTCGACCCGTTCATGACGCAGCTGCCCGACACGCTGCCGCCGGTGCGGCAACCGCCGGTGATCCTCTACCACTCGACGTTCTCCCCCTCGTGGAGCGCGGCGCGGACCCTGCACGACGAGGTCCGGCGGCTCTCCCGCGACGGGCGCTGGCGGTGGATCGTCACCCTGCACCCGAAGACCGACCCGGAAGTGGTGGCGATGTACCGGGCGCTGGAGAACGAACACCTGCGGTTCGCCGACGACGACAACATCCTCGACCTGTTCGGCCAGGTCGACATGATGTGCTCGGACACCTCCTCGGCGCTGAGCGAGTTCCTGCTTACCGGCAAGCCGGTGGTGACGTTCCGCAACCGTCGCCCGGGTCCGCAGCTGATCGACATCGACGATGCGGCCGACTTCGAGCCGGCGATCGAGCGCGCGCTGTCGCGGCCGCCGGAGCTGATGGCCGCGATCCGGGCGTTCGCCGACGCCATCCATCCTTACCGCGACGGTCGCTCGAGCGAACGTACGCTGGAAGCGGTCGACCGCTTCATCGCCGAGGGCGGCGTGGCCTCGCTGAAGCGCCGCCCGCTCGACCCGTGGCGCAAGTTCAAGCTGCGCCGCCGCCTGCGCTACTGGGGACCCGCCTGATGCGCATCGTCCACCTGCTGCTGACCAGCCGGTTCGCCGGCAGCGAGCGGCATGCGCTTGAACTGGCCGCCGCCCAGGCCGCCAGCCACGACGTCACCCTCGTGCTGCGCCGCGCGGGCACCGCCGACCGCATCGACGCGATCGCCCATCGGGTGCACCCGAAGGTGCGGGTGGAGGTGGTCGGCAACCTGGCTGCCTCGTGGCAGGCCCGCCGCTTGCTGCGGCGGCTCCGCCCGGACGTCGCCCACGCCCACCTCAGCGGTGGCTGTCGCGCGCTGCACGGGCTGGAAGGGCGCGACTGCCTGCGGGTGGCGACCCTACACATCGCCTACAAGCCGCGCCAGCACGCCAAGCTGGACGGGTTGATCGCGATCGCGCCGTGGCAGATGGCCGACATCCCGCCAGGCCTGCGCGAGCGCTCGGTGCAGATCGACAACTGGACCCTGCCGCGCACGCCGACGACCGACGCACGGGCGCGGTTGCGCGCCGAGCACGGCATTGATGACGACACGTTCCTGATAGGTGCCCTCGGGCGCGCCGAGCCGGGCAAGGGGCTGGACGTGCTGGTCGACGCGTTCGAGCGCGCACGGTTGCCGGGAGTGCGCCTGGCGATCGTCGGGCAGGGCAGCGCGTGGGATGCATTGCGTAAGCGCGCCGGCAACGACGTGCTCATGCCGGGTTTCGCCGAACGTCCGCACGACTGGCTGGCCGCGTTCGACGGTTTCGTCAGTGCCGCGCGCCGCGAGCCGTTCGGGCTGGTGCTGCTCGAAGCGATGCAGGCCGGACTGCCGATCGTGGCCACCGCCACTGATGGCGCGCGCCACCTCGCGCCGCAATTGCAGTCGCCGCTGGTGCCGGTCGACGACCCGGATGCGATTGCGCTCGCCCTGCAGCGGATGGTCGCCGGCGGGCAGCGACGGATGGCGTACCCGATGGAGCAGTTCCGGATCGAATCGAAGCTCGAGCAGATCGAGGCGTTCTACCTGGCCGGGCTAACGCGCTTGCGCGGCGGCTGAGGCGCTACCGGCGTCACCAGCGCAGCGCACGCCGCGCGACCTCCCGGGACAGCCGCTCGTAGACCGCTTCAACCTCGGCGACCGGCAGGAAGCGCAACCTCAGCGGCGGTGCCATCGGCGAGGCGCCGGCCGTGTCCAGCCACAGCGTCGCCGTGCCGCATCGCCGATCAAGGGGTGAGCGCACCAGGTGCAGTGCCTGCAGCTTGTCCAGCTCGGCGAAGCGCCAGTGTCGGGTCAGCCAGCCCTCGCGCACGGACACCAGTGCCGGACCGATCGCCCACGCGGCGCGCGCCGCATGGCGTCGGGCGACGAAGGCCGACCACGGCAACCACGCCAGCGCCAATAGCCCGGGGTTGCCGAAGTGCCACGTCAGCACGGCGGTCGCCAGCACCGCCAGCGGCACCGACGGCAGCCACAGCCGCCACCAGCTGCGCCGGGGCAGCGGCTGCCATTGCAGTTCGTCCCAGCGCGCACGTGGCAACAGGTGGTCGATCAGCGCCGCGCAGCGGTCGGGGGTGGCGATCGGGGCGACTTCACGCAGGGCCCGCTGCTGGTTCTGGTCCTCGGCGACGGCGGTATCGACATCGAGCGAGCGTCGCCGCAGCCAGCGGTGCATCAGCCCCTCCCGCAGGGTCCAGGCCTGGATGCGCCGGCGCGAGGCACTGGTGCGCCAGCGCGCGGCCAGTCCCCGCTCGACGGTCAATCGACGGCCGTGTTCGCTCAGGCGGAAGCCGTGGTACTGCAACAGCGCCAGCACCACTGAAAGCACGCGCAGCAGCACGATCGCCAGCAGCACCAGGCTGGTGCCGGCAAGCACGTACTGCGCCGGGCCGAAACTGTGTTCCCCGGCCCAGCCGAACAATGCCTCGCCCCAGCGGTCGAACAACTGCGGAATGAGTTCGCGATTGAACTGCGAGACGCCCGCGAAGGCGGCGCCGACCAGGATCAGGCCGCGGTTTGAGACCAGCCCGAGCCTAAGTACCTCGGCGGTGGACAGTTCCAGCAGCGGGGTCGGTGCGTCGACTTCCGCGCCGGCTACGGCCGCGCCGGCGTCCCGTCCGCGGCGACGCACCAGCGCCTCCAGCGCGAGCGCGTCGTCCAGGCGCAGCACGCGCATCTCGGCCTCGGGCTTCTTTCCACCGGCCGACTCCAGCCGGACTTCGGCGACGTCGAACAGCCGGTGCAACACTGACTGCTGCAGCGCCACGTTGTGGATCCTTGCGAACGGAATCACCCGCACGCTGCGCTCGAGCAGTCCGCTGCGGACCACCAGCGCATCGTCGGCCACGCCGTAGCGGTAGGTGAAGTACTGCCACAGCGAGAACAGCGCGAGCACGCCGACGCCGATCAGCGGCCACAGCTCGTTGCGATCGCCTTGGCCGAACACCAACAGGGCGAGCAACGGGACGATGAACTGGCGCAGCTGCGCGACCAGCACGAACAACCAGGACATCGGGTGCAGCCGTCGTTCCGGCGCGGCTCCGGCCGTGTCGGCGACCACCC
Protein-coding sequences here:
- a CDS encoding L-threonylcarbamoyladenylate synthase, with protein sequence MSTDLAPAIAALRSGGIIAYPTEAVWGLGCDPFDESAVLRLLSIKQRPVDKGLILIAAGTDQLDGLLDWSALPDACRKAVLASWPGPHTWIVPATAGVPRWITGSHAGVAVRVSAHPTVVELCRGFGRPLVSTSANLSGQPPARRSEQLDPALLTQLDAVVAGETGNLQSPTTIRDARTGDVLRG
- a CDS encoding DNA topoisomerase I — its product is MAKNLLIVESPAKAKTINKYLGKDFIVLASYGHVRDLVPKEGAVDPERGFAMRYDLIEKNEKHVEAIAKAAKGAESIFLATDPDREGEAISWHVAEILRERGLLDGKPLQRVVFTEITPRAIKEAMTHPRDIAAPLVDAQQARRALDYLVGFNLSPVLWRKVQRGLSAGRVQSPALRMIVEREEEIEAFRAREYWSIEAECQHPSQAFSARLVKLDGQKFEQFTITDGETAEAARQRLVSAANGALQVTDVTSKQRKRRPAPPFTTSTLQQEAARKLGFTTKRTMQVAQKLYEGVALGDEGTVGLISYMRTDSVALSVDAVAEIRDVIARDYGTGAVPDQPNVYKSKSKNAQEAHEAVRPTSALRTPAQVSRFLEDDARRLYELVWKRAVASQMVPATLNTVSVELAAGSEHGFRVSGTTVLDPGFLAVYEEGKDTKGKEEDDEGRKLPPMQPGDRIPLDRIHADQHFTEPPPRYSEASLVKALEEYGIGRPSTYASIIATLLFRKYVELESRRFHPSDVGRAVSKFLSSHFTRYVDYDFTARLEDELDAVSRGEEAWVPLMERFWSPFKEMVDDKMESVDRSEATGARELGTDPKTGKPVSVRLGRYGPYAAIGSTAEDAEDKPKFASLRPGQSMHTISLEDALELFKMPRALGEHNGEEVSVGIGRFGPFAKRGSVYASLKKEDDPYKVDLERAVFLIEEKEEIARNRIIKEFEGSDIQVLNGRYGPYISNGQLNGKIPKDREPASLTLEEVTKLLEETGKPARGRFGKKAAVKKVAAKKAPAKKTAKKATKKTAKKTTKKTVAKKAAAKKTAAAKTDA
- a CDS encoding DUF494 family protein encodes the protein MKESILDVLLYLFEHYLTDDADLVRDRDNLQSGPLFEELGQAGFSPAEINKAFEWLDALARQRPSASPARADGPVRVYAGPELDRLDTDCRGFLLFLEQHGVLDAGQRELVLDRAMALDQDTLDLDDLKWVVLMVLFNQPGSEAAYAWMETQMFEDEPEPVH
- the dprA gene encoding DNA-processing protein DprA, yielding MHPSDLFAPAFPAPPAFGQARTARTDSSVDSAADIDALLRLVASGGPAEPRRRLIADAAPAAALAAGPSRWHRCGLGASQQRALRQPDGRTLEAAHAWLAQPGHHLLGWHHPDYPPLLRRTPHPPLALFVAGDAALAWHPAVAIVGSRSPTPAGREHAGAFARSLAAAGLTVTSGLAAGVDTAAHHATLTAGGRTVAVLGTGPDVPYPRSNNGLHAAIVAEGAVISEHLPGAGPRREHFPSRNRILAGLSLGTLVIEAAHRSGALITARLAAECGREVMALPGSIDNPLARGCHRLIRDGAALVESPEDVMELLAPLAARLAGDLRTRLEAPISEPGPPPGTGSGASPAAHPPGDPDHKRLWQALGHDPTDMDQLVARTGLTPARLSSILLLMELEGRVEAQHGRYYRSR
- a CDS encoding LysM peptidoglycan-binding domain-containing protein is translated as MLKPIRAALTVALLTVATYALAAEIRGDHPDTYVVKKGDTLWDIAGRFLEKPWLWPEIWQANPQVQNPHLIYPGDVLSLAYLDRVVADPGPREVAPVTGVPLSEVEPFLKDLRVVDAFEHLPHVVALEEGRIRGSLGQVAYVDGLEGAQPGQRYQVVRPIQRYTRLDREACCDIFHKDDLDFRGKRTVDFQQFWTNAVVSDNGHELLGYELMRQNTGTVTRGEVGGIEATTLVLDDSGREVRVGDRLIPVEAQPYDLQFFPHAPRQQFEYGRARVLAVSDMLTTGGNRDVVALSVGARDGVDNGTVFSSWSIGEAVVDRVENGPWDRSEDTFGRSSKVRLPDEFAGHMMVFRTFDTVSYALVMDTIRPVRVGHELKHPDAPY